In Malus sylvestris chromosome 2, drMalSylv7.2, whole genome shotgun sequence, the genomic stretch TGGAATATGTTGAAACAAGAATTTGTGGGAGATAAACAGGTACGAGCTGTGAAACTCCAAGGCTTACGCcgtgattttgaatatactcAAATGGGTGAAAATGAAAGTTTCTCTGCATATCTAGTTAGACTATTTGATCTGATTAGTCAAATGAGGGGTTATGGTGAGAATATTAGTAATCAGAGAATTGTCCAAAAATTGCTGATCAGTTTACCTAGATCGTATGATAGTATTGCTTCTGTTATCGAGAATACTAAGGATCTAGACATTGTTGATGTTCAAGATGTTGTAGCTATTCTAAAAGGGTATGAACAAAGAATTGATAGGCATGATGAGGCTCACATTGAGAAGGCTTTTGTTAGTCTCAATATTACTCCAAAGAAAAATAAGTACAATGGAAATCAGGGGTTCAAACCACAAAAGAATTGGAAGTCAAAGTGGAAGAAAGGAGATAACAAACCTTTAAATCAAGCTGGAAAAGCTGCAGGTACCTCTGAAGGAGCTAAGAATCCTTGCATACATTGATAAAGTTGCATTTTGGAGAATGTTGCTTCAAAGACAAACCTAGGTGCCATAATTGTCATAAACTTGGGCATATTGCAAAGGACTGTCGTGGCAAGAAGGTAAATCAGCATGCAAACTTTGTGAATCAAGTCAATGACACTCCTACAATGTTCTATGTCTGCAATAATGCCACTATGAAGAAATGTGAAGACACATGGTATGTAGACAGTGGGTGTAGCAATCATATGACTGGAAGAGAAGAATTGCTGGTTGATATTGATAGAACTATGACTACTAAGGTTGAGATGGGCGTTGGTCAGCATATTGAGGTCATAGGGAAAGGCAATCTAGCAGTTGAAACCAAAATGGGGAAAAGATATATCAAGGAAGTGATGTTAGTTCCAGGTTTACAAGAAAATCTGCTTAGTGTGGGACAGATGATGGAACACGGTTTCTTCCTGGTGTTTGGTGGTACTACTGCAGCTATATATGATGATGAATCTATGTCAAACTTGATAGCCAAAGTACCAATGAAAGCAAACAGAAGTTTTCCCATGAGACTTCAATCTGGAATGCAGATGGCTCTAAAAGCTAATGTGTGTCAGTCTTCTACACTCTGGCATAGGAGGCTGAGACATTTGAACTTAAACAGTCTGAAGCAACTCAAAGAACATGATATGGTGTTGGGATTACCTGAACTCAAGATGACAGATGAGATATGTAAAGGATGTGTTTTTGGGAAGCATTGCAGAGATGCATTTCTAAAGGAAGCATTATGGAGGGCTACTTTTCCTCTAGAACTTATTCACTCAGATATCTGTGGACCTATGCAAACCACAACTAAAGCAGGAAATAAGTATTTTCTTAACTTTATAGATGATTGCACTCGAATGTGTTGGATCTATTTCTTGAGAAACAAGTCTGAGGTATTTGATATCTTTAAGAAATTTAAGGCCACAATTGAATTGCAAAGTGGTTTTCAGTTGAAAAAGTTGAGAAGTGATAAAGGAGGGGAGTATACATCTACTGAATTcaggaaattttgtgaagaaaTGGGCATGGAAAGACAATTAACAGTAGCCTATACACCACAGCAAAATGATGTGGCTGAGAGAAAGAATAGAACCATAGTGGAAATGGCAAAATGTATGATGGTTGAGAAAGGAGTTCCACTTGATTTCTGGGCAGAAGCTGTCAACACAGCAGTGTACACTCTGAATAGATGTCCCACTAAGGCTCTTGATAAGAAGACTCCTTATGCTCACATTCCAACTCAACTAAGGCAGAAGCTAGATGAGACCAGCACTAAATGTATTTTTTTGGGATATAGCACATGTGAGAAAGGTTATAGACTTTATGATCTTGTCTCAAAGAAGATAATTGTGTCAAGAGATGTGATAGTTGATGAAAATACTTGATGGGATTGGAATTCTCAATCTGAGAAGATTATCAGTGTGCCACTACCTGAGGTGGAAATGAgagaacaaagagaagaaagaagttcAAGTGACAGATGCAATGTAAATGATGAGTTTGCATATGAAGTCTATGAATCAATTGAAAACGGTTCAAGGTTAATTCCAATGCAGAATATCACAGGTCCACAAGACTATGTTCACACACCTTTGAAGTTCAAGAGTTTGACAAAGTGTATGCAAAATGCAATCTGTGCATAGTTGAGCCTGAGAACTTTGAGGAAGCATCACAAGATGAGTCATGGCAGAAGGCAATGCAGGCAGAAATTGGTATGATAGAGAAAAACTGCACTTGGGAACTTGTTGATAGACCACTTGATAAGCCAATTATTGGTGTCAAGTGGatctacaaaacaaaattaaacctAGATGGGTCTATACAGAAGAATAAGGCAAGGTTAGTGGCTAAGGGGTCGATTTCAATGAGACATTTGCTCCTGTGGCAAGGCTTGATACTATTAGGACTCTAATTGGACTTGTTGCACAGAACGGATGGAAGCTGTTCCAACTTGATGTAAAGTCACAATTTCTGAATGGAGTTCTAAATGAGGAAGTATATGTAGATCAACCACTTGGTTTTGTGATTGAAGGCAAGGAGGACAAGGTTTACAAGCTTAAGAAAGCATTGTATGGGTTGAAACAGGCACCACATGCCTGGTACAAGGAAATTGACTCTCACTTCTGCAGTACTGGTTTTCACAGAAGTCCAAGTGAGGCAACTCTCTACATCAAAGTCACTGAGGCAAGAATTCTCATTGTTTCtttgtatgttgatgacattataTACATAGGGAGTTCCAGTGCATTAATGAATGAGTTTAAAGCATAAATGATGGGAAAGTATGAAATGTCTAATTTGGGACTATTGCATTATTTCTTGGGACTTGGTGTCATTCAAACAGAAGGTAGTATCTTTCTGcatcaaaagaaatatgcaagaACCTTGTTGGAGAAATTTGGATTGAAGGAGTGCAAACCTGTTGCAACTCCACTTGCaacaaatgaaaaattaatcaaaGAAGATGGAAGTGAATTAGCTGATGAGAGTCTCTATAGGCAGATTGTAGGTAGCTTGTTATACTTAACAGCTACAAGACCTGATATCATCTTTGCTGCAAATCTACTTGCTTGATTCATGCATAATCCAACCAGGAAAAAATATAGGAACTGCAAAGAGAGTGCTAAGGTATATTCAAGGCACACTGGACTATGGAATTGCATATGAGAAGGGTAAAGATGTTGTGCTTATTGGATACTGTGATAGTGACTGGGCAGGAAATGAAGATGATATGAAGAGCACATCCGGATATGCATTTAGCTTTGGTTCTGGAGCATTCTCTTGGACTTCAATCAAACAAAGCAGTGTAGCCTTGTCCACTGCAGAGGCTGAGTATGTTAGTGATGCAGAGGCAACTGCTCAAGCCATCTGGCTAAGATTTGTTTTATCAGATTTTGGAGAGGAACAAATGGAACCTACTCAGATTCTCTGTGATAATACCTCAGCTATTGCAATATCTAAGAATCCAGTGGCACATCATAAGACAAGACACATAAACAGAAGGTTTCATTTTATCAGAGATGCACTGCAGAATGGTGAAGTTGATCTGATTTATTGCAAAACTAAAGAAGAAGTTGTTGATATTTTTACAAAAGCATTGGCAAGGGATAGATTCGAGTATTTGAGGAAGGCTTTGGGAGTGATTTCAGCTAAAaacttagaagggagtgttagtgtttaagtgttttagctgAAATAAaccaattcattttttttacttgttttaaTTAGAACCATTGGATTACATTCCAAAATGAATGCTCTAGATTGAATGAGAGTTCGCAATGTAGAGTGAAAATTGTAGCTATCTCATAAGATAGATGAAATGAATGACTGTGATGTATTCTTTCTTGTGTGAGAAAGAAAAGGTGTAACAGTGCCCTACATTGTTTTTTTTGTAGTCGATCACATTCCGATAAGAAATGATGATGAAATGAAATTGGTTCATATTTCTTTGTAAATCCTCTCTCTGAAATATACATTTTCCTCCTAAATTCCATAACAATCACTCTCCTTTGTAATCTAACACCATTTGCTAAGGGAGACTTTTACCAGGGTTCGATGATTTTACATGCCTTGGAGGAAGCCCACCACCCATACGTTCCATTTCTATCATTGCttttgctatatatatatatatatatatatctctctctctctctctctctctctctctctctacctcaCTACCTCACTACCTCACTAcctctatctttctctctctagttctCTTTGAAACATGTTTTATATTCCGTTGAAAAGGCAGGAATCTAGTCAAGTGAATTTATAGCTAAACCAGTAGGGGTGGAGTCTAAGTGGCAAACCGGCATTGTAAACGAGAAACCTAGAAATGCCGGTCATAACACACGTCTGTGAATTGTGATTGTACAAGGGGGATGATTTACCGAGAGTAATAGGTTGTCCGATCAATTGCCCTTGAAATTTTTTTGATTTTATTACCTAGGGCGCAATGTAATGAGTTTTTAAccactaagaccatctccagaggagatgtcaaattttgaacttaaaatttaaatttgacagcTTATGTGGCATTTTgacatattttcatattttgctCTCCACctgatatgtcaaattaaactattattttattacagtattttttttttcttaatttctatcttatactttaaattttacatataaataattcaaaataaaagttatattaattaatactaaaacaaatacaaatacaacaacaacaacaagaaagccttttcccactaagtggggtcggctatatgaatcctagaacgccattgcgctcatttgtgtcatgtcctccgttagatccaagtactcaagtcttttcttagggtctcttccaaagttttcctaggtcttcctctactccttcggccccgaacctctgtcccgtagtcacattttcgaaccggagcgtcagtaggccttctttgcacatgtccaaaccaccgggaccgattttctctcatattttcttcaattttggctactccaactttacctcggatatcctaattcccaatcttatcctttctcgtgtgcccatacatcccacgaagcatcctcatctccgctacacccattttgtgtacgttgatgcttcaccgcccaacattctgtgccatacaacatcgctggccttattgccgtcctataaaattttcccttgagcttcagtggcctacgacggtcacacaacacgccggatgcactcttacacttcatccatccagcttgtattctatggttgagatctccatctaattctctgttctcttgcaagatagatcctaggtagcgaaaacggtcactttttgtgatcttcgctagattgctccggtcattagtgtggatatgtatataaattgatagagataggaaagcaaacacaagatgtacgtggttcacccagattggctacgtccatggaatagaagagttctcattaattgtgaagggtttacacaagtacataggttcaagctctcctttagtgagtacaagtgaatgatttaatacaaatgacattaggaaaaattgtgggagaatgatctcgtagccacgaaacttctaagtaccggagtgtggtatcgtcttgacttgccttatctgtctcataggtagatgtggcatcttctctagaagtactcttcctccatccaggggtggtatctgtaactggtggagatgcacaaggtaatgtatcaatttcacttgaagcttacttgtagtttcatgcttggtcaagcgagatacaaaccatgtagtaggagtcccccaagtcgccgagctgggggatctgctgaaagaggtgacagacaaggtaagcaatcagagctccggctgattgttcacattctccctatcttgcaggcagcatgaaggataaagagaagaaaaatgaggagagatgatatgggatacttttgcttttgaagaagtaactttccacaggcttattcttgaactgggctggagggttttctggtttcctccagagtataaggccgactgaagaatttgagggtcaaaacaagtccatcaaatctagagtacgttcgaccctgctgatatgggatacttttgcttttgatagagtagtggatgtattggcacgtgtgctgttacgcttgtctccacatgcttccttgtatccttctcacttgccctatctgttcctcaggcagatgcggtatcttccctggaagcataagatgttgaagatgagtactcgagagcaatgccaggtaagtaatcaggtaaggggttccaggcagtcagttcctggctggaagcttgattccaagtgctgactgattgctctctttctccttgtcttgcaggtaagaacaaggccaaaggaaaagacagggaaaaagcatgatataggatactcttgcttttaaccctgatgatatgagatattcttgctctagtatagcttgtttacagaggtattatcggggggaaaaaaagctgaatatttcgaaaggctttgttgggagtgccctctcagataagagaaagggttgagcatttttgcaggtctgcctgtccgttagggatggaagtcgacatatataggagtctccctaacatcaagtaataatgctattcctttaccctgcttggttatagcacggtagtgggagctgccagcttcacatgttttaactctgtcagagcactttgaaaaagtggtttgtggtatctggaaagctgatgttgcgtgtgaagattacagacctgtcgggggtctggctctcgagattcggagaacgatgcctcttcgatttttgagaaagcaatcctgctgggggtctggctctcgagattcggagagcggtgtctcttcgatttttgagaaagtaatcatgttgggagtctggctctcgagattcggaggacggtgcctcttcgattttggagcaagcaatcttgttgggagtgttttctcgaatgagagtaaaggttgggcatgtttgctagtctaccttgccacgaagcacagaggttgacacacagggactttccaattatccagcagtggtactgttcctttaccctctcttcaatttttgagaaagtaatcatgttgggagtctggctctcgagattcggagggcggtgcctcttcgattttggagcaagcaatcttgttaggagtgttttctcgaatgtgagtaaaggttgggcatgtttgctagtctaccttgccacgaagcacagaggttgacacaccgggactttccaattatccagcagtggtactgttcctttacccttgtgggtaataatatggtagatagaccttcaaaatttatgtgtctaaactttgttagtgttgtttctttgcaattcttttacccttcttggtcagagcggtgtagtgggagctgcaagcttcacgtgtctcaactttgtcagagaactttggcaaagttatctgtggtacccatgagctactgttgcgtgtgggaagtgggtgattgaacagtacgattcatgtgctttctacttcgccagaaatcttcgacagaatgcccataatttccgcaaagctgagtgtgcgtgtgacaggtgctgacaaggctggaaaagtaggtgcctcttcgatttctgaaatcggcccttgtggtctctgagcagcccagcttttgagaaagcaagcctcttcgatttctgagatcggcctttgtggtctttgagcagcccagcttttgagaatctctgagcagcccagcttttgagaaagcaaacgcctcttcgatttctgagcaggcgcctcttcgatttctgaagcttcgtcgagtgcagatttttataggggctgacattaagttccaaagcacacttgaatatccaccagtagaagctccattcttgcacttctaagatcttgatttgtccgacctcttctctcttcaacacctttgaaaatgtctggcccctccgaccgtcgttttgacttgaaccttgttgaagaggcagccccgccttctccagacaacatatggcgcccatccttcgtctcccctactggtcctcttaccgttggggattccgtgatgaagaatgatatgaccgatgcggtagtggccaggaaccttctcactcccaaagataacagactacttttcaaacggtctgatgagttgtctgtgaaggattctttggctctcagtgttcagtgtgcaggttctgtgtctaatatggcccaacgcctatttgctcgaacccgccaagttgaatcattggcggctgaagtgatgagtctcaaacaagagattagagggctcaagcatgagaataaacagttgcatcggctcgcacatgactatgctacaaacatgaagaggaagcttgaccagatgaaggaatctgatggtcaggttttacttgatcatcagagatttgtgggtttgttccaaaggcatttattgccttcgtcttctggggctgtaccgcgtaatgaagctccaaatgatcaatctctgatgcctcctccttctagggttttgtccaatactgaggctccgaatgatccccctccggtgccttctctttctggggctctaccgactgctgagacttctcctaagcaacctttgtgaaggctccctcttgtttgtttattttgact encodes the following:
- the LOC126613691 gene encoding uncharacterized protein LOC126613691; protein product: MTAAVVARNLLTPKDNRLLSKRFDELAVKDSLALSVQCEGSVSNMAQRLFARTRQVESLAAEVMSLKQEIRGLKHENKQLHRLAHDYATNMKRKLDQMKESDGQVLLDHQRFVGLFQRHLLPSSSGAVPRNEAPNDQSLMPPPSRVLSNTEAPNDPPPVPSLSGALPTAETSPKQPL